In Desulfarculaceae bacterium, the following are encoded in one genomic region:
- a CDS encoding TIGR00725 family protein codes for MVEQERLISVIGAGAPTAEQEQHAFMVGELLAARGWGVVCGGLGGVMTAAARGCAEGGGLTVGILPGSDRRDANPWCKVVIPTGLGQARNLLVVMSGQGALAVGGGAGTLSEIGHALKMGRPVVGLGSWQVEGMHQAQEPEEAVAMILRLVG; via the coding sequence ATGGTAGAGCAAGAGCGCCTGATCAGCGTCATCGGCGCGGGCGCGCCCACGGCCGAGCAGGAGCAGCACGCCTTCATGGTGGGCGAGCTTTTGGCCGCGCGGGGCTGGGGCGTGGTCTGCGGCGGGCTGGGCGGGGTGATGACCGCCGCGGCCCGGGGCTGCGCCGAGGGAGGCGGGCTCACCGTGGGCATCCTGCCGGGCAGCGACCGCCGCGACGCCAACCCCTGGTGCAAGGTGGTGATCCCCACCGGCCTGGGCCAGGCGCGCAATTTGCTGGTGGTCATGAGCGGCCAGGGCGCCCTCGCCGTGGGCGGCGGGGCGGGAACGCTCAGCGAGATCGGCCACGCCCTGAAGATGGGCCGCCCGGTGGTGGGCCTGGGTTCCTGGCAGGTGGAGGGCATGCACCAGGCCCAGGAGCCCGAGGAGGCGGTGGCCATGATTCTGCGGCTGGTGGGGTGA
- a CDS encoding protein-L-isoaspartate(D-aspartate) O-methyltransferase gives MAAVNDFAVRRRRMVQDQIAARGIRDQRLLQALNDVPRHLFMDQTLWRRAYEDHPLPIGQGQTISQPYIVALMTDAMGLTGKEKVLEIGTGSGYQTAILAKLADWVFSIERLQELSRAAQRVLEELKIFNVNLIVGDGTKGWPEEGPYDAIIVTAGAPVTPRPLVEQLVDGGRLLIPVGERGMQTLMRLTRKGDKVVTEDLGGCRFVDLIGEHGW, from the coding sequence TTGGCAGCAGTAAACGATTTCGCGGTGCGCCGCCGCCGCATGGTGCAGGACCAGATCGCCGCCCGGGGCATCCGCGACCAGCGCCTCTTGCAGGCTCTGAACGACGTGCCCCGCCATCTGTTCATGGACCAGACCTTGTGGCGGCGGGCCTACGAGGACCACCCCCTGCCCATCGGCCAGGGCCAGACCATAAGCCAGCCCTACATAGTGGCCCTGATGACCGACGCCATGGGCCTCACCGGCAAGGAGAAGGTGCTGGAGATCGGCACCGGCTCCGGGTATCAGACCGCCATCCTGGCCAAGCTGGCCGACTGGGTCTTCAGCATCGAGCGCCTGCAAGAGCTCAGCCGCGCGGCCCAGCGCGTCTTGGAAGAGCTCAAGATCTTCAACGTGAACCTCATCGTGGGCGACGGCACCAAGGGCTGGCCCGAGGAAGGCCCCTACGACGCCATCATCGTCACCGCCGGAGCCCCGGTCACGCCCCGCCCCCTGGTGGAGCAGCTGGTGGACGGCGGACGCCTGCTCATCCCCGTGGGCGAGCGGGGGATGCAGACCCTCATGCGCCTGACCAGGAAGGGCGACAAGGTGGTCACCGAAGACCTGGGCGGCTGCCGCTTCGTGGACTTGATCGGAGAGCACGGATGGTAG